The following are encoded in a window of bacterium SCSIO 12643 genomic DNA:
- a CDS encoding undecaprenyl/decaprenyl-phosphate alpha-N-acetylglucosaminyl 1-phosphate transferase, with amino-acid sequence MDQLYTYFAIPLLSFVLTLILVPPIKKLAIKVQLVDQPNWRKVHVNPIPLIGGVTVFLSAGLAMFLSSDLYQNFVDHYPLILGAVILLVIGVVDDKMDVSAILKLAAQIALAFFVVNSGIRIESLYGILGVHELSETAQIALTMVVIVGTVNAFNLMDGIDGLAAGLAILCLSVYSLIAFAISQYFLMTLYVALIGALLGFLRFNLSASKKIFMGDAGSLALGFIIVVSGIMLIQNSGSLPAQSLALTVVIGALILPVADSLRVYRTRIKMGYSPFRPDKQHFHHLFIQLGIQHKRATFFILLSALAFLAFSYFSGAYLNVTVVIVGLIAIYVGICAVLILTNQLQEWKNKIRKMENKF; translated from the coding sequence ATGGACCAATTATACACTTACTTCGCTATACCATTACTTTCATTTGTGTTGACTTTAATATTAGTTCCACCCATAAAAAAACTAGCCATTAAAGTACAATTGGTTGATCAACCAAATTGGCGTAAAGTACATGTAAATCCAATTCCATTAATTGGTGGAGTTACCGTCTTTTTATCTGCTGGTTTGGCCATGTTCTTATCTTCTGACCTATATCAAAACTTTGTAGACCATTATCCGCTTATTCTGGGTGCAGTAATACTCCTCGTGATAGGCGTGGTTGATGATAAAATGGATGTGAGTGCTATATTAAAATTAGCCGCTCAAATTGCTTTAGCCTTCTTTGTGGTTAATAGTGGTATCAGAATCGAATCCCTATATGGAATACTCGGAGTTCATGAACTTTCAGAAACAGCCCAAATAGCATTAACCATGGTAGTTATTGTTGGAACTGTGAATGCCTTTAACTTAATGGATGGAATAGACGGTTTAGCAGCCGGATTAGCTATTTTATGTTTAAGTGTGTATTCATTGATTGCTTTTGCCATATCTCAATATTTCCTCATGACATTATATGTCGCTTTAATAGGCGCATTATTGGGGTTTCTAAGATTCAACCTTTCCGCATCTAAAAAAATATTTATGGGTGATGCCGGGTCTTTAGCTTTGGGTTTCATCATAGTAGTTTCAGGAATTATGTTGATCCAAAACTCCGGCAGCCTTCCCGCTCAATCGTTGGCACTTACTGTGGTTATTGGCGCATTGATTCTACCTGTAGCCGATTCTTTACGCGTATATCGTACACGTATTAAAATGGGTTACAGCCCATTCAGACCAGATAAACAACATTTCCATCATCTTTTTATCCAGTTGGGAATCCAACATAAACGCGCCACATTTTTTATTCTATTATCAGCTTTAGCGTTTTTAGCTTTCTCATATTTCTCAGGAGCATATCTAAATGTAACTGTGGTGATTGTTGGTTTAATTGCTATTTATGTAGGTATATGTGCCGTTTTAATTTTAACAAATCAGCTACAGGAATGGAAAAACAAAATCCGAAAAATGGAAAACAAATTTTAA
- a CDS encoding glycosyltransferase, whose amino-acid sequence MKTKKTILATTYAVNPFKGSEDGMGWNFVCQIARFHSVIAITRENNREDIERYMQQHPNDIYENITFLYFDLPYWMRFWKKGSRGAMLYYWMWQYGVVSFIRKQNIHFDIVHNLNFHNDWTPSYLWKLNKPFVWGPVGHHPKIPTQYLKAYKFMYQVKDSCTWFVKKLFWNGSIALKNTVKNANHVLCMNTSVQTKLKLKTNQHSIMPSVATEDFGSPKSTKSKKFTLISAGRLVPLKGFDLSILAFASFLKHIPLPHRNDCELIIVGKGPELKKYQDLCKENQILPYVKFIDWIDRKDLMELFRSATAFLFPSHEGAGMVVAEALSFGLPVICLDNEGPGEFIDDSCGFRIPVQSYENTIRDLDSAIHQLYIKPHLLKEMKQNARKKFEESFHWDRRGEALNHMYQNL is encoded by the coding sequence TTGAAAACAAAAAAAACCATACTCGCTACAACTTATGCGGTCAATCCTTTCAAAGGATCGGAAGATGGCATGGGATGGAATTTTGTTTGTCAAATCGCCAGATTTCATTCTGTGATTGCGATTACCAGAGAAAACAATCGTGAAGATATTGAACGCTATATGCAACAGCACCCAAATGATATTTATGAAAATATCACTTTCCTTTATTTCGATTTACCATACTGGATGCGATTCTGGAAAAAAGGAAGTCGTGGAGCCATGTTGTACTATTGGATGTGGCAATATGGGGTCGTTTCATTTATTCGCAAACAAAATATCCATTTTGATATTGTTCACAATTTGAATTTTCACAACGATTGGACCCCAAGCTATTTATGGAAATTAAATAAGCCTTTTGTTTGGGGACCTGTTGGACACCATCCAAAAATTCCAACTCAATATTTAAAAGCATACAAATTCATGTATCAGGTAAAAGACTCTTGTACATGGTTCGTCAAAAAACTATTCTGGAATGGATCAATTGCGTTAAAAAATACCGTTAAGAATGCAAATCACGTATTGTGCATGAATACTTCTGTTCAAACGAAATTAAAACTTAAAACCAATCAACACTCAATTATGCCGTCAGTTGCTACAGAAGATTTTGGTTCCCCAAAAAGCACAAAATCTAAAAAATTCACTTTAATCTCCGCAGGTCGTCTAGTTCCACTAAAAGGTTTCGATCTCAGTATTTTGGCGTTTGCTTCATTTTTAAAACACATTCCATTACCTCATCGTAATGACTGTGAATTAATCATTGTAGGGAAAGGTCCGGAACTCAAAAAATATCAGGACTTATGTAAAGAAAATCAAATCCTTCCTTATGTCAAATTCATTGACTGGATCGATCGCAAAGATCTCATGGAGCTATTTCGCTCAGCTACAGCCTTTTTATTTCCTTCTCACGAAGGCGCAGGTATGGTTGTTGCAGAAGCCCTATCGTTTGGTCTACCGGTCATTTGTTTGGATAATGAAGGTCCAGGTGAATTTATTGATGACTCATGCGGTTTCCGAATTCCGGTACAATCTTATGAGAATACCATACGCGATCTGGATTCTGCTATTCATCAATTGTATATCAAGCCTCATTTACTAAAAGAAATGAAACAAAACGCTAGAAAAAAATTCGAAGAGTCGTTTCACTGGGATAGACGCGGTGAAGCTTTAAATCATATGTATCAAAATCTTTAG
- a CDS encoding glycosyltransferase family 4 protein — MEIIHLILGKANPDRMNGVNKVVFQLTSWQKKAGRNVSVWGITQELSHNYEKRNFQTRLFQAEKNPFAIHASLKEAILEKKDSAVFHLHGGWIPVYSSISKLMADHQIKFVLTPHGAYNKIAMNRSKWVKKVYYQFFEKQLIHRAACIHCIGQSERDGLNDLFPNKKSSLIPYGIDLKNGENTSLKNNNEFIIGFVGRLDVYTKGLDLLLASFREFHKLEPNSKLWIIGDGKERTVLEFLALEYHIENAVIFWGSKYGDEKNALIQKMDVFAHPSRNEGLPSSILEAAHLGIASVVSHATNIADYISEAHAGIAVDNENESELTHAFSELKQLKKKNKLKAIGLNAKKMVHTFFNWKNIVPQYDQLYQQ, encoded by the coding sequence ATGGAAATAATACATCTTATACTCGGAAAAGCCAATCCTGATCGAATGAACGGGGTCAACAAAGTTGTTTTTCAATTGACATCATGGCAAAAAAAAGCAGGTAGAAATGTTTCAGTTTGGGGAATTACACAAGAGCTCTCTCATAACTATGAGAAACGTAATTTTCAAACCAGATTGTTCCAGGCTGAAAAAAATCCATTTGCCATTCATGCTTCACTAAAAGAAGCGATCCTGGAGAAAAAAGACTCAGCCGTTTTTCACTTACACGGTGGATGGATTCCGGTTTATAGTTCTATTTCCAAACTCATGGCTGATCACCAGATCAAATTTGTCCTCACCCCCCACGGAGCCTACAATAAAATTGCTATGAATCGCAGTAAATGGGTCAAAAAAGTCTATTACCAATTCTTCGAAAAACAATTGATTCATCGAGCTGCCTGTATTCATTGTATAGGTCAAAGTGAACGTGATGGGCTCAATGATTTATTTCCAAACAAAAAATCTTCTTTGATTCCTTATGGTATTGATCTTAAAAACGGTGAAAACACCTCCCTCAAAAACAATAATGAGTTTATAATTGGTTTTGTGGGTCGATTAGATGTCTATACCAAAGGGTTGGATTTATTACTCGCCTCTTTTCGTGAATTTCATAAACTGGAACCGAATTCCAAATTATGGATTATTGGAGATGGTAAAGAAAGAACTGTCTTAGAGTTTTTAGCTCTGGAATATCATATTGAAAATGCCGTCATTTTCTGGGGAAGTAAATATGGCGATGAGAAAAACGCACTTATCCAAAAAATGGATGTATTTGCCCACCCATCAAGGAATGAAGGTCTCCCAAGTTCCATTTTGGAAGCCGCTCATTTAGGAATTGCAAGCGTGGTTTCTCATGCCACCAATATTGCTGACTATATATCTGAAGCACATGCTGGTATAGCTGTTGATAATGAGAATGAATCAGAATTAACACATGCTTTTTCTGAGTTAAAACAACTTAAAAAGAAAAATAAACTCAAAGCCATTGGGCTAAACGCTAAAAAAATGGTGCATACATTCTTTAATTGGAAGAACATTGTACCGCAATATGACCAACTATATCAGCAATGA
- a CDS encoding DsbA family protein has product MDPHCGWCYGNSQNITQLKASFSNQFEFEILVGGMWLGANAPFGGPRLASFIQSHAPKMSQTTGAEVSEKYYQLTSDTSYQFSSLEPCAAIYLVKQIAPEKVFAFAKKVQEALFIDGLPLHNISSYTSILEELDIDLAEFQSKWMTSENIKETQKEFEKARTLANGFPTLIYSKESKNYLLASGYFELDRMKQQLQSIKSYELEK; this is encoded by the coding sequence ATGGATCCGCATTGCGGATGGTGTTATGGAAATAGTCAAAACATTACACAATTAAAGGCGTCCTTTTCAAATCAATTTGAATTTGAAATCCTGGTTGGGGGAATGTGGTTAGGTGCAAACGCCCCATTTGGAGGGCCCCGGTTGGCTTCGTTTATCCAATCTCATGCGCCTAAGATGTCGCAAACTACCGGAGCAGAGGTTTCAGAAAAATATTATCAACTTACATCAGACACTTCTTATCAATTCAGTAGTTTAGAACCATGTGCTGCTATATATCTAGTAAAACAAATAGCTCCGGAAAAGGTATTTGCATTTGCGAAGAAGGTACAAGAAGCTCTTTTTATTGACGGATTACCCTTACATAACATTTCATCATATACGTCCATTTTAGAGGAACTGGATATTGATTTGGCAGAGTTTCAATCCAAATGGATGACTTCCGAAAACATTAAAGAAACACAAAAAGAATTTGAAAAAGCACGCACTTTAGCCAACGGTTTTCCAACTTTGATTTACTCAAAGGAATCCAAAAACTACTTATTGGCTTCTGGTTACTTTGAATTAGATAGAATGAAACAACAACTTCAATCCATAAAAAGCTATGAACTGGAAAAGTAA
- a CDS encoding DUF1972 domain-containing protein: protein MKTKVAIIGTVGLPAKYGGFETLASHLVKHLKDKFDFTVYCSSKSYAKEEQQTHYQSARLKYIPLKANGAQSILYDALSIFHALFYADVLLVLGVAGAWTFPFIKWFTNKKIIVSIDGIEWKRDKWNLLAKSYLFWAESIAVKYSNIDISDNESIQDYTAMRYNSLSRIIEYGADHTIKSSVTYKDIQKFPFLSGAYAFKVCRIEPENNVGMVLDAFSKLPKYNIVIVGNWNNSPYGIKLRLQYESYKNIHLLDPIYDQKILDVLRGNALLYIHGHSAGGTNPSLVEAMYLGLPIASFGVSYNRTTTENKAHYFQSSKELVQIIKSSKVSQLKKQGHLMKMIACRRYTWKIIADKYQNLIFEAMVVKSKSPVQKPINYQLNMQLNQMELGHLNSQQLFFEKR, encoded by the coding sequence ATGAAAACAAAAGTAGCTATCATAGGAACAGTTGGTCTTCCAGCCAAATACGGAGGATTCGAAACTTTAGCCAGTCACCTGGTAAAACATCTGAAAGACAAATTTGACTTCACGGTGTATTGCTCTTCAAAATCCTATGCTAAAGAAGAACAGCAAACGCATTATCAATCTGCACGTTTAAAATACATTCCATTAAAAGCCAATGGGGCTCAAAGTATATTATACGATGCTTTATCAATATTTCATGCATTGTTTTATGCAGATGTACTATTGGTTTTGGGAGTGGCCGGGGCCTGGACTTTTCCTTTTATCAAATGGTTTACAAATAAAAAAATTATCGTTTCTATTGATGGCATTGAATGGAAAAGAGACAAATGGAATTTGCTAGCCAAAAGCTATTTATTCTGGGCAGAATCTATTGCAGTAAAATATTCAAACATCGACATTTCAGATAACGAATCTATTCAGGATTATACTGCAATGCGCTATAACAGTCTAAGCAGAATCATTGAATATGGTGCGGATCATACCATAAAATCTTCCGTGACATATAAAGACATTCAAAAATTCCCTTTTTTATCAGGTGCGTATGCATTTAAAGTATGCCGTATTGAACCAGAAAATAATGTGGGAATGGTGCTCGATGCGTTCTCAAAGCTTCCAAAGTACAATATCGTCATTGTAGGAAACTGGAATAATAGTCCGTATGGCATTAAACTCCGATTACAATATGAATCCTACAAAAACATCCACTTATTGGATCCTATTTATGATCAAAAAATATTGGATGTACTTCGTGGAAATGCGCTATTATACATTCACGGACATTCAGCCGGAGGAACTAATCCGTCACTTGTAGAAGCTATGTATTTGGGGTTACCCATTGCCTCGTTTGGCGTCTCCTACAATAGAACAACTACAGAAAACAAAGCTCACTACTTTCAAAGTAGTAAGGAACTAGTTCAAATTATCAAATCTTCTAAGGTGAGCCAACTAAAAAAACAAGGTCATTTGATGAAGATGATTGCATGTAGAAGATATACCTGGAAAATCATTGCTGACAAATACCAAAATCTGATTTTCGAAGCGATGGTTGTAAAATCTAAATCACCGGTTCAAAAACCAATCAATTATCAACTGAATATGCAACTCAATCAAATGGAATTGGGGCATTTAAACAGCCAGCAATTATTTTTTGAAAAACGTTAA
- a CDS encoding acyltransferase, giving the protein MKSLIENIIQLRNPNFKLDPDLNSYAFFQFVWVQTWNMVRGLKLLFYFKNPKGALLGRSVRFFNTPKIQFGSFLKLGERVYMSALGKQGISLGNNVSIGDFSRVIVSTSFDHLGEYIKIGNNVGIGEFAYLGGAGGLEIGDDCIVGQYLSCHPENHHADQPNIPIRMQGVYRKGISIGSNCWIGSKVTILDGVQIGSGCVIAAGSVVTKSFEPNSIIGGVPAKLLKSRF; this is encoded by the coding sequence ATGAAATCACTAATTGAAAATATAATCCAACTAAGGAATCCTAATTTCAAACTGGATCCTGATCTCAACTCTTACGCATTTTTTCAATTCGTTTGGGTCCAAACCTGGAATATGGTTCGAGGATTAAAATTATTGTTCTATTTCAAAAATCCTAAGGGCGCATTATTAGGTAGAAGTGTTCGATTTTTTAACACCCCTAAAATCCAATTCGGCTCTTTTCTAAAACTCGGTGAACGTGTATATATGAGTGCACTGGGAAAACAAGGAATCTCGTTGGGAAATAATGTAAGTATCGGTGATTTCAGCAGAGTCATTGTATCCACCTCATTCGACCATTTAGGGGAATACATTAAAATCGGAAACAATGTAGGTATCGGTGAATTCGCTTATTTGGGTGGAGCCGGTGGTTTGGAAATTGGAGACGACTGTATTGTAGGTCAATACTTAAGTTGCCATCCGGAAAACCACCATGCAGATCAACCAAACATCCCAATCCGCATGCAAGGTGTATATCGTAAAGGCATTTCCATTGGTTCAAATTGTTGGATTGGCAGTAAAGTCACCATTCTCGATGGTGTTCAAATTGGAAGCGGTTGCGTAATCGCTGCGGGTTCTGTGGTGACTAAATCCTTTGAACCAAATTCAATCATTGGCGGTGTTCCCGCAAAACTCTTAAAATCCAGATTTTGA
- a CDS encoding glycosyltransferase family 4 protein translates to MKIFAFHLLNDYSGSPKVLMQLIKGWTKNNIDVHLVTSKGRDGFLSNLDDVSYHHFWYQWAKNPYLRFINLTISQLILIFSLWFKVRKDDIIYVNTVLPFGAGILGKLKGCKVIYHIHETTINPPVFKKMVFGIAKWSGSEVIFVSEFLARQEPFENTKTHILYNAIENSFLETASQNRKKTKSPSHVLMVCSLKDYKGVQEFVQLAQQNLNFNFKLVLNASQQEIDSYFEAVDRPLNLQIFHSQTNLHPFYQWADVILNLSRPHQWVETFGLTIIEGMAYGIPAIVPPVGGITELVQENTNGYKVDCRKTHLLNEKLNQLFSQKEKYEQMIQYNINKINHYSENSFIRKNLSILSLL, encoded by the coding sequence ATGAAAATATTCGCTTTCCATTTACTCAATGATTATAGTGGCAGTCCTAAAGTACTTATGCAACTTATTAAAGGCTGGACAAAAAACAATATTGATGTGCATTTGGTAACCAGTAAAGGTCGTGATGGTTTTCTTTCAAACCTGGATGACGTTTCCTACCATCACTTCTGGTATCAATGGGCAAAGAATCCTTACTTAAGATTTATCAATTTAACGATCAGTCAACTCATCCTCATCTTCTCTTTGTGGTTTAAAGTGAGAAAAGATGATATCATATATGTCAATACAGTATTGCCTTTTGGCGCAGGAATCCTTGGTAAATTAAAAGGCTGTAAGGTAATATACCACATACACGAAACCACGATCAATCCACCTGTGTTCAAGAAAATGGTTTTTGGTATTGCTAAATGGAGTGGTTCAGAAGTCATTTTTGTTTCTGAATTTTTAGCACGCCAGGAGCCATTTGAGAACACTAAAACACACATTTTGTATAATGCAATTGAGAACTCTTTTTTAGAAACTGCATCTCAAAATCGCAAAAAGACTAAAAGTCCTTCTCATGTTTTAATGGTTTGCTCCCTAAAAGATTATAAGGGTGTTCAGGAATTTGTACAGCTGGCACAGCAAAATCTCAATTTCAATTTCAAGTTAGTTTTAAATGCATCACAACAAGAAATTGATTCCTATTTCGAGGCTGTAGACCGTCCGTTGAATTTGCAAATTTTTCACTCTCAAACCAACTTACATCCCTTCTATCAATGGGCAGATGTTATTTTAAATCTTTCACGACCACATCAATGGGTGGAGACTTTCGGACTTACAATCATTGAAGGGATGGCTTATGGAATACCTGCGATTGTTCCTCCTGTGGGTGGGATTACTGAACTTGTTCAGGAAAACACAAATGGGTATAAAGTAGATTGCAGAAAAACACATCTGCTAAATGAAAAACTCAACCAATTGTTTTCTCAAAAAGAAAAGTATGAACAAATGATTCAATACAACATTAACAAAATCAATCACTACAGTGAAAACAGTTTTATACGTAAAAACCTGAGTATTTTATCATTACTGTAA
- a CDS encoding helix-turn-helix transcriptional regulator, whose translation MQNNMNGCPIRNVLDRFGDKWSLLVISILSESFTSTEEKKMRFNELYKAIDGISQKMLTVTLRTLEADGLIQREVFPEVPPRVEYELSPLGKTLVPHILGLSQWAEAHQSQILATRSSYALSKS comes from the coding sequence ATGCAAAATAATATGAATGGATGTCCTATTCGAAATGTTTTAGATCGGTTTGGAGATAAATGGTCGTTGTTGGTGATTTCTATTTTGAGCGAATCTTTTACCAGTACTGAGGAAAAAAAGATGCGCTTTAATGAATTGTATAAAGCCATTGATGGAATATCGCAGAAGATGTTGACAGTTACATTAAGAACTTTGGAAGCGGATGGTTTGATTCAAAGAGAGGTGTTTCCTGAAGTTCCTCCGCGTGTAGAATACGAATTAAGTCCGCTGGGAAAAACTTTGGTACCTCATATCCTTGGATTATCTCAATGGGCAGAAGCGCATCAAAGCCAAATCTTAGCTACGCGCTCCAGCTATGCATTGAGTAAATCGTAG
- a CDS encoding O-antigen ligase family protein codes for MIRDQTIVKEQFLKSTGQYLFILLLLMVACFFTWSENVMITRAIKVVGRLGVLAGSYLVYRRIVQFGAVDSLKWNNPLAIGLYGLYLLMGFASFAWSTNVGYSALQWFMTSQTLVFCYFFIKSIYLLDIYFQDHRIRIFNLLGNVSFSLILLFVVGMWTLPDIFFRLTHGGEEARLGGYFMNPNELGMLAGLGIAGLIFDLFQNDRKKWWTVVKLLVLFYGLYATGSRSSLIGAFLIIGFHIFQSSNKKLKYISIGMMLLVTPIAVHKVIFKDGDQSRMEEVLSMTGRLPFWTALINEGLPKEPLLGYGFMRIAYKEYFQGVHTYPGKMTHNTFIQVLMNLGFIGLTVILFHLIFTFYGIFHEPQLKKQVLLTLLIPLIINSFTEFGIFGESNYGILFYQLILMYISFQPRMVLSPRERIYLRKKRPELELISDSRI; via the coding sequence ATGATAAGAGATCAAACCATAGTCAAAGAGCAATTTTTAAAATCAACTGGGCAATATTTATTTATTCTGCTTTTGCTCATGGTGGCCTGTTTCTTCACCTGGAGTGAAAACGTTATGATCACACGTGCCATAAAAGTGGTGGGCAGATTAGGAGTACTGGCCGGGTCCTATTTGGTTTACCGAAGAATTGTTCAATTCGGTGCCGTGGATTCCCTAAAATGGAATAACCCTCTGGCCATCGGGTTATATGGTCTGTATTTACTGATGGGCTTTGCTTCTTTCGCCTGGAGCACCAATGTAGGTTATAGCGCACTTCAATGGTTTATGACCTCTCAGACTTTAGTATTTTGTTATTTCTTCATCAAAAGTATCTACCTGCTGGATATTTATTTCCAGGATCATCGTATCCGAATATTTAATCTATTGGGTAATGTTTCCTTTAGTTTAATCCTTCTATTTGTAGTGGGCATGTGGACTTTACCAGATATCTTTTTCAGATTGACTCACGGTGGCGAAGAAGCGCGATTAGGAGGATATTTTATGAACCCAAATGAATTGGGAATGCTGGCAGGACTAGGCATTGCCGGTTTAATTTTTGATCTTTTCCAAAACGACAGAAAGAAATGGTGGACTGTGGTAAAACTTCTCGTTTTATTCTACGGGTTATACGCTACAGGCTCCAGATCATCACTGATTGGCGCTTTTCTTATAATTGGATTTCATATTTTCCAATCTTCAAACAAGAAACTTAAATATATCTCCATTGGAATGATGTTACTCGTGACACCCATAGCGGTGCATAAAGTCATATTTAAAGATGGGGATCAAAGCAGAATGGAAGAAGTGCTCAGCATGACCGGAAGACTTCCTTTTTGGACTGCACTCATCAATGAAGGATTGCCTAAAGAACCATTATTGGGATATGGTTTTATGCGTATCGCATACAAGGAATATTTTCAGGGTGTACATACCTATCCGGGAAAAATGACTCATAATACTTTTATTCAGGTTTTAATGAATTTAGGGTTCATCGGTTTAACCGTAATCCTATTCCATTTGATCTTTACATTTTATGGAATTTTCCATGAACCCCAATTGAAGAAACAAGTTTTGCTCACTTTACTGATTCCATTGATCATCAACTCTTTTACAGAATTTGGAATCTTTGGAGAATCCAATTATGGAATTCTGTTTTATCAGCTCATTCTCATGTATATCTCATTCCAACCACGTATGGTTTTAAGTCCGCGAGAACGCATTTATTTGCGTAAAAAACGCCCTGAACTTGAGCTCATCTCGGATTCCAGAATTTAA